The DNA sequence CTACGCCGGCTTCACGAGGATCAGCACCACTGACGCCGAATACTTTCAGGTTTCGCATCCAGGGAGTTTGGCGGATGTGACGTACCGCCAGGGGACCATCACAGACAGGCATCGCCATATCCAGCAAAACCACATCCGGCAGTTGATGTTCCTGCAGGTATTCCAGTGCCTCAACACCATCGCCGGCGGTCTCGACATCATAACCGAACGATTTCAGGCAGGACGCTAAAAGTTCGCGTTCGTTGCGATCATCGTCGACCAGCAGGGCACGCAACTTCTGTGGCGAGCGTTGCGCGGCCATGATTTTCTCAGCTTCTTTAAAGCCTTCCACCACGGTCTCCAGAGTTTTAGCTGCCTCAGCGTTATCGCCCTGATGAATCTGTAACTGAGCCAGGTAGACTGCCAACCGTGCTGTGTTCAACCGGTTTCGCAGATCATGCTGACTCTTATTGACGAGCATGGAAGGTCGGTCAGCAAATGAGGTCGCGCTTCCTTGATTGGTAGCAACTTCCTCTCTCAAAATTTCCAGTTCACGAGGGGCATCAATGCCGATTTTGGCAACACCGCCTCGGATCTTAAGCACATTGATCGTGACACCGATGGAGGGAAAAACGATCTTTTGATCGGGACGTCTCGACAGTACGAGCATTGTTCGGTTCCTTTCCTGATCGAAATCGAACCATCTGGTTTCAACTTCGCATCTTTTCTTCGGATCACTGACCTGTGACGAGCGAGGTAAGCGGCGACGTCTTGTCGGCTTTCTCGCTATCAGTGAGCTTGAAGGGAATCCGTTCCGTTACACTTACCGCGTCTGGAGTTTATGCCTCAGAATCAGATTGTCAATACAGGATCGTAAATAACCCTGAATCAAACTTATTTTCTGAATTCACAATCAGATTCGTTACTCTCTCCAGTCATCTACCAAAATCATACCGATCACACTTTGAGTCTGTTATGACAGCTTGAAGAATGACTACATCTGTAGCAGCTCGTCTCGTTTGAAATCAATAGGGCTGCACTACGACATTCTTACGCAGTGATCAATTTATTGATTTTGTTTTTTTTCAAGTACGGTCAAAACACACGATCTCAAAGACGATGTCCAACAGTTTAAGAAACACACACTCGAAGCAAGCGTGTTGACAGCTGAACATTCTACGACCAGAATAGCGTTCATTGTCCTTTCTGAATTCCCCGATCCATTCGCAGGACCAGTCATGAGCGATCCGCAGCAGCCCATCAACTACCGCCTGTTTATTCCCCTGATGATGATTTTCATGAGCGGTTACCTGTTCATGAAAGGTCCCTCCGCTAACACTGCCCAACTCCTGTTCCGCGTAGGTACCCTGGCCGTGGGACTGATGCTCCTGCTGTTTCTCAATCTCCCCAAATCAAAATCAAATGCAGAGAAAGATAAAGGAGAGTGACATGTCCCCCCACAGGTACCGACCGACACCAGGCCTACGATCTGGCGACCCCTTATGTCGAACATGCCTCCCGCTATAAATTTCGCAACCTTAAAGATCACACAGCACTCGTGCCCGGTTAAATCACTTACTTCGTCTTCTGATAATCCCGATGGACAATCTCACCTTCAACGACGAACTCCTCGCACGCCAGCCTGCTCGTGGTATTGATGTTGAAACCACGCTCGCGCACTTCGCCATCATCACCTGTCTGATCGACCCGGCAGTACTTCGTCCGTTGATCCATCCCCGCTTCCAACTCGACCTGGTGGAAGTCGATGGACAGGAGAGGGCACTACTCTCAGTGGTCCCCTTCATGGATCAGGACTTCCGCTTCGTCCGCTTTCCCTGGATCAGATGGCGTTTCGGCCAGACGAACTATCGAGTATACGTCACTGATACCCAAACCGGCGAGCACGTTGCATGGTTCATCGGTACGTCCCTGGACTCCTGGACCGTTTCCATCCCCCGACATCTCTGGAAACTCCCCTGGCATCGGGCGCATATCAGCTTTGACTGTAACTACGACGAGACAACACGCCGTTATACTCGCTATCGCATGCAGACAACTGACAGTTGGGCCGACGCGGAAGTCGAACTTCAGGATACCGGCCAGCCCCCCCACCGAACTGTCAGGCTTTGATGACCTGGAAACGGGACTGGTGATCTTAACCCACCCCCGCAAAGGTTTTTATTATCGCCGCGACGGGCGACTGGGCACATATCAGATCTGGCATGACCGGCTGCAGCCAACCGTCGGCAGGATCACCTCGCCGCGCTTCTCACTTCTCGAGGAACGGGGATTTGTTGCATCAGGAGCAGAACCAGCCATCCACAGTGTTCTATTACAGCACGAAACTGAGTTCACGATCTATCTGCCTCCACACACCTTATAATCGGTAGTTTTACTAATTGAGATGAGTAGTCCCGTTCCCCCCTGACGATCACGACATTATGTCTCACCTCATGCGACTAATTTGCTTCTCTGCCATCAGCTAAAATGAGGCATATTCCTCAAACCAGACTAAAATCAAGAAATATAATCAGTACGATCTTGTATGATTATACTTCGCTAGATAGCTTCACTTCACATCCAAAAAAGAGTCCTCATAGTTGTTCTCAGCAATATTTTCTGGGTATCCAGATCTCCCCTTACGTATCATCACAAATATTTTTTATCTCTGATATTCTCTAGTGTTAGCATTGGGTTTGTAGCAGGACATAGCGCACTGCACGAATCAGTAATGCCAGACTGATTTCTTTCAAACCGCACGTCGATTGTTTATTAACATAACAGTTTCGCGTCCTATGATGTCATAATCTCACTTGAACACATCACATTATCGCTAATTTTATACCGATCCTCTCTGCGCCTGAAACATTGAAGTCACTCAGTCCCGCCTGACTATGCACCGTTTCATACTTCCTTCGTTTTCATGTATCCTATATTTTCAAAGTGAGTCTGCCGATCACACGACAGACTCAGTTTTCGGAGGATTTAGCCATAAATTCTTTTCAATACCACGCCCTGATTGTTGATGATGAACCATCCCTGCGGCAATTGCTGGCCCGGGCACTGAGCAAGGTTGGTATTCGCTGTGATACGGCAGAAAACGGTATGGCTGCCCTGGATATGTGCCAGCGCCATACTTATGACCTGGTGATCGTTGACCTCAAAATGCCGCAAATGAATGGACACGCCTTATGTCTGCAGTTGATCCAACGGCAGGACCAGCGACCGGAAATCTGTGTGCTCACCGGCATCATGCAAGACTTAATTGACGAAGATCTGCGGAAGCGGGGTATCAAACACCTCTATCGCAAACCCGTTGATTACAAAGAATTTTCGCAGAACATGCTGGAGATCCTGAAGAAAAGTGCCGCTGCTCACACAAAAGATTCGAAACCGATTCAAACGGCCTCTGCCGCCGCAACCCCCTCCAGCTCGAAGCACAATGTCGTTGTCCTGAGTCCCGACACGTCGTTCTGTCACCGTATTGTACTGGCTTCCGCTGAATCGCCCCTGGATGTAATCATCGCCCTCAGCACTGATCACCTGCTGGAGATTGTAAATGAAAAACGAGTTGATCTGCTGATCATTGATCAGGAAATCTCGGGATTCCTGCGGGGAAATCAGATTGTCGAGCGCCTGCACGCAGACCTGATCAATATTCCCGCATTCCTGAGAGGCTCCCGGGATTCCATCGAACGACTCAACATCGATAACTGCCAGGGAGTGGAACGGACCATTGAAGAGGACACCAACGAAACCGAAATTCTGAACATGGCCTACGGCTTCATGTCGCGTCTTTCACACCATTGTCTGATGATTGATTCCGCGGCCCGCCGCCTGGTCACCGAATTCAGTGATGTACCTCCCATTCCACATGTACTCACCAGGCTTGCCGAACATGCTGCCCGCTCGTCTCTGGAAATTTCGATCCCGCAACTGGTCAGCGAAATTGAAACCGACTCGCGATTGACTTCCGAGTTGATCAAGGTCGCGAATTCATCACAGGTTGCCGCTTCATCAAAACAGAAAGATCTCAAAGGCATCGTCACCCTGCTGGGCCCCCGACAGGCAATTGCCATCTGTCTCTCGCTGGGACTGCGGACGGTCCACTCCAAACTGATGAAGCCCTGGGCGGAAGAATTTCGTCACTGGTATCTCAAACGCACCTCGCTGATCGCTGCCACTGCAGAATCAGTCGCCCGTTATTATGATTCTGTCCCACCGGAAACGGCCTACCTGCTGGGGATCCTGCAAGATATCGGCATCCTGGTGCTGGCTGAGCACTACGGGGAAGTCTATTTTGAGCGGGTCGTGAAACGAGTCCGTAATATCCCGACCTTACAGTTCACCACTTCCGAGAACATGGTCACCAATACCGACCATGGGATGGTCTCGGCAGCCGTGCTGCAATCCTGGAGTTTCCCGTTTTCCATAGTGCAGCCCGTGTATGCGCATCACAAGGATGACAGCGACATGAACCTGCCTATCATGACACAGGGGCTGGTCCGCTGCATGCGGGTCGCGGAAGCCTTCGCAGAGATGTGCGATCAGCCCGTCCCACAACGGATTTTAAAAGTAAATCAACTGCTATCTGAATATTACGATAAAGGAAGAATGGATTCGCAGGATGTCTTTCTGACCGCGATTGAAAAAACAAACAAGATGACGGAAGTCCTGCACACACCGCCTTTGTCCTCTGATGAACTGGAAAAAATTGTCAGTCAACTTCGGGAAAGTGATCCAAAGCATTCATGAATTTCTCATTTGAAAATTCGATCGACGTCAACACTCTGAAACAGGTCATCGAGAAAACCATCAATGCCGTGGTTGTTACGGACAATCGTGGTCTGATCACCTGGATCAACAAAGGCTTCGAACGGATGACCGGTTTCCAGTTCGATGAAGTCATCGGGAAAAAACCGGGGGATCTCCTGCAGTGTGAAAAAAGTGATCCCGAGGTGATCCAGACAATGCGCACGGCCATCGAGACTGCAGAACCCTTCGAGGTCACCATCTATAACTACACAAAGCAGGGAGAGGGGTACTGGAACTGCATCGAATGTATGCCCCTTTACGAAGCAGACGAACACACCGGCTTTCTGGCCATTCAGACCGATGTCACTTCCCGCATCGAATTTCAGAATCAGTTGATTGAAGCCAATCGTCGAGCACAGGAAAACTCGGAACGGTTGCTGCTCGCGTTTGCCGGTGGGCAAGTCGGCAGTTGGGACTGGAATCCAATAGAAGACGAAGTCTATTTCCATGAGAGTTGGGAGAACCTGGTGGGTGCCAGACCTGGCTCCCTGGAGCATAAACTCGAAACCTGGGAACAGCGT is a window from the Gimesia benthica genome containing:
- a CDS encoding response regulator — translated: MLVLSRRPDQKIVFPSIGVTINVLKIRGGVAKIGIDAPRELEILREEVATNQGSATSFADRPSMLVNKSQHDLRNRLNTARLAVYLAQLQIHQGDNAEAAKTLETVVEGFKEAEKIMAAQRSPQKLRALLVDDDRNERELLASCLKSFGYDVETAGDGVEALEYLQEHQLPDVVLLDMAMPVCDGPLAVRHIRQTPWMRNLKVFGVSGADPREAGVAIGPEGVDGWFKKPLDPARMIGQIRQETFGSITTV
- a CDS encoding DUF2071 domain-containing protein: MDNLTFNDELLARQPARGIDVETTLAHFAIITCLIDPAVLRPLIHPRFQLDLVEVDGQERALLSVVPFMDQDFRFVRFPWIRWRFGQTNYRVYVTDTQTGEHVAWFIGTSLDSWTVSIPRHLWKLPWHRAHISFDCNYDETTRRYTRYRMQTTDSWADAEVELQDTGQPPHRTVRL
- a CDS encoding HDOD domain-containing protein; this encodes MSLPITRQTQFSEDLAINSFQYHALIVDDEPSLRQLLARALSKVGIRCDTAENGMAALDMCQRHTYDLVIVDLKMPQMNGHALCLQLIQRQDQRPEICVLTGIMQDLIDEDLRKRGIKHLYRKPVDYKEFSQNMLEILKKSAAAHTKDSKPIQTASAAATPSSSKHNVVVLSPDTSFCHRIVLASAESPLDVIIALSTDHLLEIVNEKRVDLLIIDQEISGFLRGNQIVERLHADLINIPAFLRGSRDSIERLNIDNCQGVERTIEEDTNETEILNMAYGFMSRLSHHCLMIDSAARRLVTEFSDVPPIPHVLTRLAEHAARSSLEISIPQLVSEIETDSRLTSELIKVANSSQVAASSKQKDLKGIVTLLGPRQAIAICLSLGLRTVHSKLMKPWAEEFRHWYLKRTSLIAATAESVARYYDSVPPETAYLLGILQDIGILVLAEHYGEVYFERVVKRVRNIPTLQFTTSENMVTNTDHGMVSAAVLQSWSFPFSIVQPVYAHHKDDSDMNLPIMTQGLVRCMRVAEAFAEMCDQPVPQRILKVNQLLSEYYDKGRMDSQDVFLTAIEKTNKMTEVLHTPPLSSDELEKIVSQLRESDPKHS